CTCGCCCGCCACGGGATGCGCGACGGACGTGAACAGGTTTTCGTGCATCACCTGCGGGTCACGGTGCACCGCGTCCTGCGTCTGCGCGCGCGCCACCCAGAGGTCGAGCCCCAGCATGATTTCCAGCCACTCGTCGGTGGTCCTGGCCAGCAGGATTTTCTGGATCGCCTCAAACACCTCGTCCCGCCTGTCGAAGCGTGCCTGCGGATCGTCATACCGGGCAAGCGACGGGTCGCCGAGCGCCGTGACGATGCGGTCCCACGGATTCATCGCGATTGACAGCCACCCGTCCGCCGTGCGGTAGATGCCGAACGGCGCGCCGTTGCCCGGATGCCCGATGCCCGAGCGCGGACGCTCGAAGGAGCGATGCAGGTTGTGAATGGTGAAAAAATCCTGCGCCTGAAACGCCAGCGCCGAGGCGAGCAGGCTCACCTGCACCTCCTGCCCGCGCCCGGTGCGCTCGCGGTGATACAGCGCCGCGAGCACGCCCTGCACGATGTGCAGCGCGCCGAGCTGGTCGCACAACGCCGTGCCCAGCGGCACCGCGCCCGCGTCGGCGCGGCCCGACGTGAAGGCCGCGCCCGTCAGTCCCTGCACCAGCAAATCCTGGCCCGGGCGCTCCGCGTAGGGGCCGTCCCTGCCCCACCCCGTGGCCGAGCAATAAATGATGCGCGGATTGAGCCGCGCGCAGTCCTCGTAGCCAAAGCCCAGCCGCGCCATCACGCCGGGGCGGAAGTTCTCCACCACCACGTCGCATTGCGCCGCCATGCGTTCCACCACGGCGCGCCCCTCG
This genomic stretch from Termitidicoccus mucosus harbors:
- a CDS encoding CaiB/BaiF CoA transferase family protein, which gives rise to MTATTHQPGALDGVRVLDFTQLLQGPYATQMLGDLGADVIKVERAGTGDLYRSMTFFNEWIAGRESPCFLAWNRNKRSIALDLKRSEGRAVVERMAAQCDVVVENFRPGVMARLGFGYEDCARLNPRIIYCSATGWGRDGPYAERPGQDLLVQGLTGAAFTSGRADAGAVPLGTALCDQLGALHIVQGVLAALYHRERTGRGQEVQVSLLASALAFQAQDFFTIHNLHRSFERPRSGIGHPGNGAPFGIYRTADGWLSIAMNPWDRIVTALGDPSLARYDDPQARFDRRDEVFEAIQKILLARTTDEWLEIMLGLDLWVARAQTQDAVHRDPQVMHENLFTSVAHPVAGEIKMTNVPVRLSATPGSIRRPPPLLGEHGRELLAGFGYDEAEIDGLIAGGVVSIATPPEK